In the genome of Triticum urartu cultivar G1812 chromosome 5, Tu2.1, whole genome shotgun sequence, one region contains:
- the LOC125505969 gene encoding uncharacterized protein LOC125505969 codes for MDETGRAATPMARRSASPSATPTTVTPGSTASSCSSNSDPAARTPPPAYLVPWARGAEGGGRGYYPGCRKDANCACEICLASINATRDLLPPEAASARRCFAAAARDRRPGTRSLFLATPGFAVTEPWTPPLRSTAKSRRDAAAAAKARRSSSPDWALYALTVLGFLLLLWVDTGLVPEVAARGFGPKLSSDAVARMGQEARLAPAALGHKLRSLERGVGQLVGADRISNCSSKDSVWRLQQNDQHLFHWRCSLYKSAAEEVSVWGSPLRTSGLLPSTLSTRHITILSGKVTEWSDGSVLPTVRASNGSSWSYRGRRAAAVLLEPETWVLEYQRSVVFEGTRLLPATVELLASRCSTMAKRARQKLAKKRFYGGGIQAKPT; via the exons ATGGACGAGACCGGGAGGGCGGCGACCCCGATGGCGAGGAGATCCGCCTCCCCCAGCGCCACCCCCACCACCGTCACGCCCggctccaccgcctcctcctgcTCCTCCAACTCCGACCCCGCCGCGCGGACGCCCCCGCCCGCCTACCTCGTCCCCTGGGCGCGCGGGGCCGAGGGCGGCGGCAGGGGCTACTACCCCGGCTGCCGCAAGGACGCCAACTGCGCCTGCGAGATCTGCCTCGCCAGCATCAACGCCACGCGGGACCTCCTCCCGCCCGAGGCCGCCTCCGCGCGCCGctgcttcgccgccgccgccagggaCCGCAGGCCCgggacgcgctcgctcttcctcgcTACGCCCGGGTTCGCGGTCACCGAGCCGTGGACGCCGCCGCTGCGCTCCACCGCCAAGTCGAGGCGGGATGCGGCGGCGGCCGCCAAGGCCCGGAGGTCCTCGTCGCCCGACTGGGCGCTCTACGCGCTGACGGTTCTTGGGTTCTTGCTCCTGCTGTGGGTGGACACGGGCCTCGTCCCGGAGGTCGCCGCCAGGGGGTTCGGCCCCAAGCTGTCTTCGGACGCCGTCGCGCGGATGGGCCAGGAGGCGCGCCTTGCGCCTGCAGCTCTGGGCCACAAACTGCGCTCCTTGGAGCGAGGGGTCGGGCAGCTCGTCGGCGCCGACAGGATCTCCAACTGCAGCTCCAAGGATTCCGTCTGGCGACTCCAGCAG AATGATCAGCATTTGTTCCATTGGCGCTGCTCGCTATACAAGTCGGCGGCAGAGGAGGTCAGCGTCTGGGGGAGCCCTCTCCGGACCTCCGGCCTGCTCCCGTCTACGCTCTCCACACGGCACATCACCATCCTCTCCGGCAAGGTCACGGAG TGGTCTGACGGGAGCGTATTGCCGACGGTGAGGGCGAGCAACGGGAGCTCCTGGAGCTACCGGGGCCGGAGGGCAGCGGCGGTGCTGCTGGAACCAGAGACGTGGGTGCTGGAGTACCAGAGGAGCGTGGTGTTCGAGGGCACACGGCTGCTGCCGGCCACGGTGGAGCTGCTGGCGTCCAGGTGCTCGACAATGGCGAAACGGGCGCGGCAGAAGTTGGCCAAGAAGCGGTTCTACGGCGGCGGGATCCAGGCGAAGCCGACTTGA
- the LOC125510587 gene encoding uncharacterized protein LOC125510587, translating into MTSISTNQFGSGGSNGGSASRPHGRDMVIWTEEMNEYLIDALMHQQDIGNRSAEGRFLTGAYESVITGVGERFGVVIDRSNIKNRLKHVKDMFHECENLFDKQSGIKWNPATRRFHADPQVWREFIERKPEAKKWMTKTIDHYDRLLELFGKDRAPPASENSKGPSKKKARIEPPKDRPQRQQTSSNGFELAIVQGSNQVMDKNELPGAVVAENNIIGELDLSELCKSENGLVAIPVHGNAYGKGLPYAPENWPSPGDQWQWKVGSRIAAGGHWVDRYLAPPSRFRDATGKKTTFTSRLKVGEFIKSNFPDVDPSTFFSMFIWKIPAAEGGIQRGALQVERVEPEDGLADPDGPCKARNKACNLGKEGFIESSPAGNCDICCVHPDFCRTCCCILCGKAVNNSFEGYSYIKCEAVVAENYICGHLAHLDCALRIFMAGTVGGSIGLDVQYYCRRCDNKTNLMMHVEKLLETCRSLGSKSEIEPILNMGLCILRGSRQLQAKSLEDYMASVMEKVNNGVDLAEVWNMEDDDGMPILNAEESSPPIAGVTVLGAEPQYPYLTDPMVDNELQKAAESVPIFITGDHTEMSLKFEDEIDNSLLELKRSQEAEYRLAEQKLYSQKDYILSLYRQLESDRSQLADPNPVSDISSYSVLLSNISNRVEHVKREEEKFQTMLKISKGFRKAPANIKEHFGLPPPAE; encoded by the exons ATGACCAGTATCTCCACCAACCAGTTCGGCTCCGGCGGCAGCAATGGAGGGTCTGCCTCCAGGCCGCACGGCAGGGATATGGTGATTTGGACCGAGGAGATGAACGAGTATCTCATCGATGCGCTCATGCACCAGCAGGACATTGGGAACAGGAGTGCCGAGGGCAGGTTCTTGACGGGCGCCTATGAAAGCGTCATCACCGGGGTCGGCGAGAGGTTCGGGGTGGTGATCGACAGGTCCAACATCAAGAACCGTCTCAAGCATGTCAAGGACATGTTCCATGAGTGCGAGAACCTTTTCGATAAGCAGAGCGGGATTAAATGGAACCCAGCGACCCGGAGGTTCCACGCCGACCCTCAAGTCTGGAGGGAATTCATTGAG AGAAAACCAGAAGCCAAGAAATGGATGACGAAGACTATTGACCATTACGATAGGTTATTGGAGTTATTTGGTAAGGATAGGGCACCTCCGGCTTCTGAGAACTCGAAAGGTCCTTCGAAAAAAAAGGCGCGAATAGAACCACCAAAGGATAGACCTCAACGTCAGCAGACGTCATCAAATGGCTTTGAGTTAGCAATCGTCCAAGGTTCAAATCAAGTAATGGATAAAAATGAG CTGCCTGGTGCTGTGGTAGCAGAAAATAACATAATTGGGGAACTCGATTTATCAGAATTGTGCAAAAGCGAGAATGGCCTTGTTGCCATACCTGTTCATGGTAATGCATATGGCAAGGGTTTGCCCTATGCTCCTGAAAATTGGCCGTCTCCTGGAGATCAGTGGCAATGGAAAGTGGGGAGCAGAATTGCTGCAGGTGGGCACTGGGTGGACAG ATATCTTGCTCCACCCTCGCGTTTTCGTGATGCTACTGGTAAAAAGACGACATTCACAAGTAGACTAAAAGTTGGAGAGTTTATCAAGAGCAACTTTCCAGATGTTGATCCTAGCACATTTTTCTCTATGTTCATATGGAAGATCCCTGCTGCAGAAGGCGGGATTCAAAGAG GAGCTCTTCAAGTGGAACGCGTTGAACCTGAAGATGGCCTGGCGGATCCTGATGGACCATGCAAGGCTCGGAATAAGGCGTGCAATCTTGGGAAAGAAGGGTTTATTGAATCATCACCAGCAGGGAATTGTGACATCTGCTGCGTACATCCTGATTTCTGTCGTACATGCTGTTGCATTCTCTGTGGCAAGGCTGTTAACAATTCCTTTGAAGGTTATAGTTACATCAAGTGTGAGGCAGTTGTGGCAGAGAACTACATCtgtgggcatcttgcccaccttGACTGTGCTCTGAGGATTTTCATGGCTGGAACTGTTGGAGGAAGCATCGGGTTGGATGTGCAATATTACTGCAGGCGGTGTGACAACAAAACTAACCTGATGATGCATGTGGAGAAACTGCTGGAAACATGTCGCTCTCTTGGATCGAAGAGTGAGATTGAGCCAATCCTTAATATGGGCTTGTGCATCTTGCGTGGTTCAAGACAATTGCAAGCGAAAAGTTTGGAGGACTATATGGCATCAGTGATGGAAAAG GTGAATAATGGGGTTGATCTTGCTGAAGTATGGAATATGGAGGATGATGATGGCATGCCAATACTGAATGCAG AAGAAAGTTCCCCACCTATTGCTGGTGTCACAGTGCTAGGGGCTGAGCCACAGTACCCATATCTGACTGATCCAATGGTTGATAATGAGCTGCAGAAGGCTGCCGAAAGTGTTCCAATTTTCATTACTGGTGATCACACTGAGATGTCTCTCAAATTTGAGGATGAGATAGATAATTCCCTTCTAGAACTGAAGAGATCTCAGGAAGCAGAATACAGGCTGGCAGAGCAGAAGCTTTATTCTCAGAAAGATTATATCCTCAGTCTGTATCGGCAGCTTGAGTCAGACAGGTCCCAGCTTGCAGATCCTAACCCCGTATCCGATATCTCAAGCTACAGCGTGCTTCTCTCCAACATTTCTAACCGAGTGGAGCATGTGAAGCGCGAGGAGGAGAAGTTCCAGACCATGCTCAAAATCTCCAAGGGATTCCGGAAAGCACCGGCGAACATCAAGGAGCACTTTGGGTTGCCGCCACCTGCGGAGTAG